One genomic segment of Micromonospora sp. WMMC415 includes these proteins:
- a CDS encoding DUF2267 domain-containing protein: protein MRKQMEGDSQRRRALARQARERGMRPSETGASLSASKQLTSLDQGRRNGPPPAGRRKPDATRGGPAPPPTGIPEHPRPMADPGTASPGVTTIGYRELVDDVGRRAGVDFRTAKVGAEATVLVLAWALGEAERRRLLDAVPMSLHDVTPVDGVESHADLPGFLAEVGRLSGRTPEQARYQAEATLAALADRDGDLVESLHVPDGLRDLLAPPEPGGGLVGATTSTPPLGEAEVREALADLPYWSGDVNGLSRTVVLPADNLDRVLDRLDLLKQQTGRGPRIARPDGNTALVTVATVRSRQDRSVTAPDVDLAHAVDDAIDEVGAGMNSG from the coding sequence ATGCGCAAGCAGATGGAGGGCGACAGCCAGCGCCGCCGCGCCCTGGCCCGCCAGGCCCGGGAACGCGGCATGCGGCCCAGCGAGACCGGTGCCAGCCTGAGCGCGTCGAAGCAGTTGACCAGCCTCGACCAGGGACGACGGAACGGGCCGCCCCCGGCGGGTCGTCGCAAACCGGACGCTACGCGCGGTGGTCCCGCACCGCCCCCGACCGGCATCCCGGAGCACCCCCGGCCGATGGCGGACCCCGGTACGGCCTCCCCGGGAGTGACCACCATCGGCTACCGCGAACTCGTCGACGACGTGGGCCGCCGGGCCGGGGTGGATTTCCGGACCGCGAAGGTGGGAGCGGAGGCGACCGTGCTGGTTCTGGCCTGGGCGCTCGGTGAGGCGGAGCGCCGTCGGCTGCTGGACGCGGTGCCGATGTCCCTGCACGACGTCACGCCGGTCGACGGTGTCGAGAGCCACGCCGACCTGCCCGGTTTCCTGGCCGAGGTGGGCCGGCTCAGCGGCCGTACCCCGGAACAGGCCCGCTACCAGGCCGAGGCGACCCTCGCCGCGCTGGCCGACCGGGACGGTGACCTGGTCGAGTCACTGCACGTCCCGGACGGATTGCGGGACCTGCTCGCCCCACCTGAGCCCGGGGGCGGTCTGGTGGGCGCCACCACCTCGACACCTCCGCTCGGCGAGGCGGAGGTGCGCGAGGCGCTGGCCGATCTGCCGTACTGGTCCGGTGACGTGAACGGGCTGTCGCGGACGGTGGTGTTGCCGGCGGACAATCTCGACCGCGTACTCGACCGCCTCGACCTGCTCAAGCAGCAGACCGGTCGCGGACCGCGGATCGCCCGGCCGGACGGCAACACCGCCCTCGTGACCGTGGCGACCGTCCGGTCCCGGCAGGACCGCTCGGTGACCGCCCCCGACGTCGACCTGGCGCACGCCGTCGACGACGCGATCGACGAGGTGGGCGCCGGGATGAACAGCGGCTGA
- a CDS encoding spermidine synthase, whose amino-acid sequence MDAPDDRLELVVDPARPTGRTLLAAGVEQSYVDVADPRYLHFEYVRRMAAVIDLAAPAGRPVRALHLGGGALTLPRYLAATRPGSTQVVVERDRAVVELVTRELPPPPVEIHVADAREAVSAAPDGAYDLVLADIYRAARMPPHVTTVGFAAEVARVLRPDGIHLVNVTDLPPLVHARVQAATLRAVFAGVCLVADRRMLRGRRYGNLVLAAGRRPGRLPVPRLVARALRDPVPGGVLHGPALNAFVAGAHPRTDPADG is encoded by the coding sequence ATGGACGCCCCCGACGACCGGCTCGAACTGGTCGTCGACCCGGCCCGGCCCACCGGGCGCACCCTCCTCGCCGCCGGCGTCGAGCAGTCGTACGTGGACGTCGCCGATCCGCGGTACCTGCACTTCGAGTACGTCCGCCGGATGGCCGCCGTGATCGACCTGGCCGCACCCGCCGGCCGGCCGGTGCGGGCGCTGCACCTCGGCGGCGGCGCGCTGACGCTGCCGCGCTACCTCGCGGCGACCCGGCCCGGGTCGACACAGGTGGTCGTCGAGCGGGACCGGGCGGTCGTCGAGCTGGTGACGCGGGAACTCCCGCCCCCGCCGGTCGAGATCCACGTGGCCGACGCCCGCGAGGCGGTCAGCGCCGCCCCCGACGGCGCGTACGACCTGGTGCTGGCCGACATCTACCGGGCGGCCCGGATGCCGCCGCACGTCACCACGGTGGGGTTCGCCGCCGAGGTGGCCCGCGTGCTGCGCCCGGACGGCATCCACCTGGTCAACGTCACCGACCTTCCCCCGCTGGTCCACGCCCGCGTGCAGGCCGCGACACTGCGGGCGGTGTTCGCCGGCGTGTGCCTCGTCGCCGACCGGCGGATGCTGCGCGGTCGGCGGTACGGCAATCTCGTGCTCGCCGCCGGGCGGCGTCCCGGCCGGCTGCCGGTGCCGCGCCTGGTGGCACGCGCGCTGCGCGACCCGGTGCCGGGCGGGGTGCTGCACGGCCCGGCACTCAACGCCTTCGTCGCGGGCGCCCACCCCCGCACCGACCCGGCCGACGGTTAG
- a CDS encoding NAD(P)/FAD-dependent oxidoreductase, whose translation MTKPRVVIVGAGFAGYHAAKTLSRLAKDRAEIVLLNATDYFLYLPLLPEVAAGVVEPRRLSVPLTGTLDGVRVVIGEADHVDLQNRWVGFTQPEGERNRIAYDRLVLAVGSVNKLLPIPGVTEYATGFRSLPEAVYLHDHVVRQIELAEQATDPAEQRARATFVVVGAGYTGTEVAAHGQLFTDRLSAQRPRLKIRPRWMLLDVASRALPELDRKMSDTAHRVLDRRGVDVRMGTSVGVATADGVKLTDGDYIPTCTLVWCVGVRPDPFVAQLGLRTEKGRLVTDEYLTVPGFPEVYACGDAAAVPDVTRPGEVCTMTAQHAQRQGKLVAHNIAASYGQGKRKPYKHHDLGWVVDLGGRDAAANPLHVPLSGLPAKAVTRGYHLLAMPGNRARVASDWVLDATLARPAVQLGLVPANAVPLESSSPELPARV comes from the coding sequence ATGACGAAGCCTCGTGTGGTGATCGTGGGGGCCGGGTTCGCCGGGTACCACGCGGCGAAGACGCTCAGCCGCCTGGCGAAGGACCGGGCCGAGATCGTCCTGCTGAACGCGACCGACTACTTCCTCTACCTGCCGTTGCTGCCCGAGGTCGCCGCCGGCGTGGTGGAGCCGCGACGGCTCTCCGTGCCGCTGACCGGCACCCTCGACGGGGTCCGCGTCGTCATCGGCGAGGCCGACCACGTCGACCTCCAGAACCGCTGGGTCGGCTTCACCCAGCCGGAGGGGGAGCGCAACCGGATCGCGTACGACCGTCTCGTGCTCGCCGTCGGCAGCGTCAACAAGCTGCTGCCCATCCCCGGGGTGACCGAGTACGCCACCGGCTTCCGCAGCCTGCCCGAGGCCGTCTACCTGCACGACCACGTCGTGCGGCAGATCGAGCTGGCCGAGCAGGCCACCGATCCGGCCGAGCAGCGTGCGCGGGCCACCTTCGTGGTGGTGGGCGCCGGCTACACCGGCACCGAGGTGGCCGCCCACGGGCAACTCTTCACCGACCGGCTGTCCGCGCAACGGCCCCGCCTCAAGATCCGGCCCCGGTGGATGCTGCTCGACGTGGCGTCCCGGGCGCTGCCCGAGCTGGACAGGAAGATGTCGGACACCGCCCACCGGGTCCTCGACCGGCGCGGGGTCGACGTGCGCATGGGCACGTCGGTGGGCGTCGCCACCGCCGACGGGGTGAAGCTCACCGACGGCGACTACATCCCCACCTGCACGCTAGTCTGGTGCGTGGGCGTCCGCCCGGACCCGTTCGTCGCCCAGCTCGGCCTGCGCACCGAGAAGGGCCGCCTGGTGACCGACGAGTACCTCACCGTCCCCGGCTTCCCCGAGGTGTACGCGTGCGGCGACGCCGCCGCGGTGCCCGACGTGACCCGGCCCGGGGAGGTCTGCACGATGACCGCGCAGCACGCGCAGCGGCAGGGCAAACTCGTCGCCCACAACATCGCGGCGTCGTACGGGCAGGGCAAGCGCAAGCCGTACAAGCACCACGACCTGGGCTGGGTGGTCGACCTCGGCGGACGGGACGCCGCCGCCAACCCGCTGCACGTGCCCCTGTCCGGGCTGCCCGCCAAGGCGGTCACCCGCGGCTACCACCTGCTCGCGATGCCGGGCAACCGCGCCCGGGTGGCCTCCGACTGGGTGCTTGACGCGACGCTGGCCCGCCCCGCGGTGCAGCTGGGCCTGGTGCCCGCCAACGCCGTGCCGCTGGAGAGCAGCTCACCGGAACTCCCCGCCCGCGTGTAA
- a CDS encoding GNAT family N-acetyltransferase gives MRYLCSDGRVGIRRPRPTDEAEFVAAARRSRELHHPWLSAPDDASAYAAYLAKLRRQDHSGYLICDRASGAIAGYANISGIILGALRGGFLGYAAFLPYSGTGHASAGIGLVVRHAFTALGLHRLEANIQPGNEASRRVARKLGFRLEGYSPDYLYVDGAWRDHERWAITAP, from the coding sequence GTGAGGTACCTGTGCAGCGACGGGCGGGTGGGCATCCGCCGTCCCCGTCCCACCGACGAGGCCGAGTTCGTCGCCGCCGCCCGCCGCAGCCGCGAACTGCACCACCCCTGGCTGTCCGCGCCCGACGACGCGTCGGCGTACGCCGCGTACCTCGCGAAGCTGCGCCGCCAGGACCACTCCGGCTACCTGATCTGCGACCGCGCGAGCGGCGCCATCGCCGGGTACGCGAACATCAGCGGCATCATCCTGGGCGCGTTGCGCGGCGGCTTCCTCGGCTACGCGGCCTTCCTGCCGTACAGCGGCACCGGGCACGCCTCGGCCGGGATCGGCCTGGTGGTGCGGCACGCGTTCACCGCGCTCGGACTGCACCGGCTGGAGGCCAACATCCAGCCGGGCAACGAGGCGTCCCGCCGGGTGGCCCGCAAGCTCGGCTTCCGGCTGGAGGGCTACTCGCCCGACTACCTCTACGTCGACGGGGCGTGGCGGGACCACGAGCGCTGGGCGATCACCGCGCCCTGA
- a CDS encoding DUF6510 family protein, which yields MTEMSYLDGNMLDGPLRELFAVDLSSATGRCENCGMVGPLATLQVWSHAPGLVARCPNCTAVMLRLVRAPDRAWLDLRGSTFLQVPMPLDQPHPRPL from the coding sequence ATGACCGAGATGTCCTACCTGGACGGCAACATGCTGGACGGGCCGCTGCGGGAACTGTTCGCGGTCGACCTGAGCTCCGCCACCGGCCGCTGCGAGAACTGCGGGATGGTCGGCCCGTTGGCCACGCTCCAGGTGTGGTCGCACGCCCCCGGCCTGGTGGCGCGCTGCCCGAACTGCACCGCGGTGATGCTGCGCCTGGTGCGCGCCCCCGATCGCGCCTGGCTGGACCTGCGGGGCAGCACCTTCCTCCAGGTGCCGATGCCGCTCGACCAGCCGCACCCGCGTCCGCTCTGA
- a CDS encoding ferredoxin reductase, producing the protein MAAPTAGARVAPLTWRVGRLVERRTETPTAQTLVLEVPGWPGHLAGQHLDVRLTAEDGYQAARSYSLAGPADGDRIELTVQRVPDGEVSPYLIDTYAVGDPVEVRGPVGGWFVWRPAETAPVLLVGGGSGVVPLMAMVRARRAAGSRAPFRLLYSVRTPVDVFYADELRRRVRDDFGLDVAYVYTREAPEGWRGEPHRIGLADVNSHGWPPDLQPLCYVCGPTGFVETVADLLVGLGHETRRVRTERFGPTG; encoded by the coding sequence ATGGCGGCACCGACGGCGGGCGCCCGGGTCGCCCCGCTGACCTGGCGGGTGGGCCGCCTCGTCGAGCGCCGGACGGAGACGCCGACCGCGCAGACCCTCGTCCTGGAGGTCCCCGGCTGGCCGGGGCACCTCGCCGGGCAGCACCTCGACGTGCGGCTCACCGCCGAGGACGGCTACCAGGCGGCCCGGTCGTACTCGCTGGCCGGGCCCGCCGACGGGGACCGGATCGAGCTGACCGTGCAGCGGGTGCCCGACGGCGAGGTGTCGCCGTACCTCATCGACACGTACGCCGTGGGTGACCCGGTGGAGGTGCGCGGCCCGGTCGGCGGCTGGTTCGTGTGGCGGCCGGCGGAGACCGCGCCGGTGCTGCTGGTGGGGGGCGGGTCGGGGGTCGTGCCGTTGATGGCGATGGTCCGGGCCCGGCGCGCCGCCGGCAGCCGCGCGCCGTTCCGGCTGCTCTACTCCGTCCGCACGCCGGTGGACGTCTTCTACGCCGACGAGCTGCGCCGCCGGGTCCGCGACGACTTCGGCCTCGACGTGGCGTACGTGTACACCCGGGAGGCCCCGGAGGGCTGGCGGGGGGAGCCGCACCGCATCGGCCTCGCCGACGTCAACAGCCACGGCTGGCCACCCGACCTGCAACCGCTGTGCTACGTCTGCGGCCCGACCGGCTTCGTGGAGACGGTCGCCGACCTGCTGGTCGGCCTGGGACACGAGACCCGCCGGGTGCGGACCGAACGGTTCGGGCCGACCGGCTGA
- a CDS encoding sulfite oxidase-like oxidoreductase, which produces MSPGFQGRPRSAEPALPPGQYLTEDFPVLSAGPTPKVPLDTWEFVITAETGVEYRWTWDEMMALPQETVTVDIHCVTRWSKRDTDWRGVSLDTLLGGVDTAAHYALAHSYGGYTTNLPLADLRGARAWVAHTYDGGPLHAEHGGPARLLVPHLYFWKSAKWVRGIRLGTTDQPGFWETAGYHDYGDPWREQRYQGD; this is translated from the coding sequence GTGTCACCGGGCTTCCAGGGCCGGCCCCGCTCGGCGGAGCCGGCCCTGCCGCCGGGCCAGTACCTGACCGAGGACTTCCCGGTGCTGTCGGCCGGCCCGACCCCGAAGGTGCCCCTGGACACCTGGGAGTTCGTCATCACCGCCGAGACCGGCGTCGAGTACCGGTGGACGTGGGACGAGATGATGGCCCTGCCGCAGGAGACGGTGACCGTCGACATCCACTGCGTGACCCGCTGGTCCAAGCGCGACACCGACTGGCGGGGCGTCTCCCTGGACACGCTGCTCGGCGGCGTCGACACCGCCGCCCACTACGCGCTGGCCCACTCGTACGGCGGCTACACGACCAACCTGCCCCTGGCCGACCTGCGCGGCGCGCGGGCCTGGGTGGCGCACACGTACGACGGGGGGCCGCTGCACGCCGAGCACGGGGGGCCGGCCCGGCTGCTGGTGCCGCACCTGTACTTCTGGAAGTCCGCGAAGTGGGTGCGCGGCATCCGGCTGGGCACCACCGACCAGCCCGGGTTCTGGGAGACCGCCGGCTACCACGACTACGGCGACCCGTGGCGTGAGCAGCGGTACCAGGGCGACTGA
- a CDS encoding TerC/Alx family metal homeostasis membrane protein, whose protein sequence is MTELHLAADLQSVGTPTLWAVTIAGVLALLVLDFLVTRRPHEVSLREALGWSAFYIALPLAFGAWIWSRYGSKQGIDYLTGYLVEKSLSVDNLFVFMLLLAAFAVPAVLAQRVLLYGIAGALVLRAIFIALGAAALQTLDFAFLLFAAILLVTAVKLLRDALSGHQQEVDINKMRSVRLLRRFMPVTEDYHGTRMTVRIDGRRTLTPLALVVVAVLATDVVFAVDSVPAVYGITEDPYLVFATNAFALLGLRALYFVLHAALSRLVHLTYGLSIILGFIGVKLALHWAHGIWAGVPEIPTPISLAVIVVVLVVVTLTSLRATRERTPGEREIVVERR, encoded by the coding sequence ATGACTGAGTTGCACCTTGCCGCCGATCTCCAGTCGGTCGGCACTCCTACGCTGTGGGCCGTCACCATCGCCGGCGTGCTCGCGCTCCTGGTGCTCGACTTCCTGGTGACCCGGCGACCGCACGAGGTGTCGCTGCGGGAGGCGCTCGGCTGGTCGGCGTTCTACATCGCCCTGCCGCTGGCCTTCGGCGCGTGGATCTGGTCCCGGTACGGGTCGAAACAGGGCATCGACTACCTCACCGGTTACCTGGTCGAAAAGTCGCTGTCGGTCGACAACCTGTTCGTCTTCATGCTGCTGCTGGCCGCCTTCGCGGTGCCCGCCGTGCTCGCCCAGCGGGTTCTGCTCTACGGCATCGCCGGCGCGCTCGTGCTCCGGGCGATCTTCATCGCCCTCGGCGCCGCCGCCCTGCAGACGCTCGACTTCGCCTTCCTGCTCTTCGCCGCCATCCTGCTGGTCACCGCCGTGAAGCTGCTGCGGGACGCGCTCTCCGGCCACCAGCAGGAGGTCGACATCAACAAGATGCGCTCGGTGCGTCTGCTGCGGAGGTTCATGCCGGTCACCGAGGACTACCACGGCACGAGGATGACCGTCCGCATCGACGGCCGGCGGACGCTCACGCCGCTGGCCCTCGTGGTGGTGGCGGTGCTCGCCACGGACGTGGTGTTCGCCGTCGACTCGGTGCCCGCCGTCTACGGCATCACCGAGGACCCGTACCTGGTCTTCGCCACCAACGCGTTCGCCCTGCTGGGCCTGCGGGCGCTCTACTTCGTCCTGCACGCCGCGCTGAGCCGGCTGGTCCACCTCACCTACGGCCTGTCGATCATCCTCGGCTTCATCGGTGTCAAGCTGGCCCTGCACTGGGCGCACGGCATCTGGGCTGGCGTGCCGGAGATCCCCACGCCGATCTCCCTCGCCGTGATCGTCGTGGTGCTCGTGGTGGTCACCCTCACCAGCCTGCGCGCCACCCGCGAGCGCACACCGGGCGAGCGGGAGATCGTCGTCGAGCGCCGGTGA
- a CDS encoding CaiB/BaiF CoA-transferase family protein — protein MTEDVPAGPLAGVRVIELAGIGPGPFTAMMLADLGADVVRVDRVTDVDPSAFGSPHPDLLNRGRRSIAVDLKSPDGRDVVLALAAGADALIEGFRPGVTERLGLGPADCHAVNPRLVYGRMTGWGQDGPAAPYAGHDIGYVALTGALHGMGRAGERPVPPMNLLGDFGGGGMMLALGLVSALYAARGGAPGQVVDAAIVDGVSVLSTQIHALRRLGMWQDPRGVNLLDGGAPFYDTYECADGRHVAVGALEQRFYDELVRRTGFPLPGDEALDRTDPANWPALRQAWARLFRTRTRDEWAALLADSDACVAPVLDWAEAPAHPHLAARGTFVERDGATQPAPAPRFSGTPTALRRPPPQPGEHTDELLAGAGFDADRIAALRTSGAIA, from the coding sequence GTGACCGAGGACGTCCCAGCCGGCCCCCTCGCCGGCGTACGGGTGATCGAGCTGGCCGGGATCGGGCCGGGACCGTTCACCGCGATGATGCTGGCCGACCTGGGCGCGGACGTGGTCCGCGTGGACCGGGTGACCGACGTGGACCCGTCCGCGTTCGGCAGCCCGCACCCGGACCTGCTCAACCGCGGCCGCCGCTCGATCGCGGTCGACCTGAAGTCACCGGACGGCCGGGACGTGGTGCTCGCGCTGGCGGCCGGGGCGGACGCGCTGATCGAGGGCTTCCGGCCGGGCGTGACCGAGCGGCTGGGCCTCGGGCCGGCGGACTGCCACGCGGTCAACCCGCGCCTGGTGTACGGGCGGATGACCGGCTGGGGACAGGACGGCCCGGCCGCCCCGTACGCGGGGCACGACATCGGCTACGTCGCGCTGACCGGGGCGCTGCACGGCATGGGGCGGGCCGGCGAGCGGCCGGTGCCGCCGATGAACCTGCTCGGCGACTTCGGCGGCGGCGGGATGATGCTGGCCCTGGGCCTGGTCAGCGCCCTGTACGCGGCGCGCGGCGGCGCCCCGGGCCAGGTGGTGGACGCGGCCATCGTGGACGGCGTGTCGGTGCTCAGCACCCAGATCCACGCGTTGCGGCGGCTGGGCATGTGGCAGGACCCGCGCGGCGTGAACCTGCTCGACGGCGGCGCGCCGTTCTACGACACGTACGAGTGCGCCGACGGCAGGCACGTCGCGGTGGGCGCGCTGGAGCAGCGCTTCTACGACGAGTTGGTGCGGCGGACCGGCTTCCCGCTGCCCGGCGACGAGGCACTGGACCGCACCGACCCGGCGAACTGGCCGGCGCTGCGGCAGGCGTGGGCGCGGCTGTTCCGGACCCGGACCCGCGACGAGTGGGCGGCGCTGCTCGCCGACTCGGACGCCTGCGTGGCCCCCGTGCTGGACTGGGCCGAGGCCCCGGCACACCCGCACCTGGCCGCGCGCGGCACGTTCGTCGAGCGGGACGGTGCGACGCAGCCGGCGCCCGCTCCGCGCTTCTCCGGCACCCCGACGGCGCTGCGTCGCCCACCGCCGCAGCCGGGCGAGCACACCGACGAACTGCTGGCCGGAGCCGGCTTCGACGCCGACCGGATCGCCGCCCTCCGCACCAGCGGCGCAATCGCCTGA
- a CDS encoding DUF2267 domain-containing protein yields MNYDTFIDQVAQRTRTPSEQAVELTRATLETLAERLTGGEVLDLAVQLPRPLQLVLKPGPDNESAQRVGAAEFVTRVAARAHVDESTARDAVRAVFTTLREAISGGEFDDVVVQLPRDYRDMVEPALAPGATLRRP; encoded by the coding sequence ATGAACTACGACACCTTCATCGACCAGGTCGCGCAGCGCACCCGTACCCCGTCCGAGCAGGCGGTGGAGCTGACCCGGGCGACGCTGGAGACCCTGGCGGAGCGGCTGACCGGCGGGGAGGTGCTGGACCTGGCCGTGCAGCTGCCCCGCCCGTTGCAGCTGGTGCTGAAGCCGGGCCCGGACAACGAGTCGGCGCAGCGCGTCGGGGCGGCGGAGTTCGTGACCCGGGTGGCGGCGCGGGCGCACGTGGACGAGTCGACCGCCCGGGACGCGGTGCGGGCGGTGTTCACCACGTTGCGGGAGGCGATCAGCGGCGGCGAGTTCGACGACGTGGTGGTGCAACTGCCCCGCGACTACCGGGACATGGTGGAGCCGGCACTCGCCCCGGGCGCGACGCTGCGCCGGCCCTGA
- a CDS encoding DUF2795 domain-containing protein encodes MPEELTIMATYADVLQYLSSLDYPAEKDDVVREAEREGAPPDVLRALRALPPQVDYANGNEVARSAGIEAAPEVGPSQRAAQARERHQRVSQHLRSI; translated from the coding sequence ATGCCGGAGGAGCTCACCATCATGGCGACGTACGCCGACGTGCTGCAGTACCTGTCGAGCCTGGACTACCCGGCGGAGAAGGACGACGTGGTACGCGAGGCCGAACGGGAGGGCGCCCCGCCGGACGTGCTGCGCGCCCTGCGTGCCCTGCCGCCCCAGGTCGACTACGCCAACGGCAACGAGGTGGCCCGCTCCGCGGGCATCGAGGCCGCCCCGGAGGTCGGCCCCTCCCAGCGCGCCGCGCAGGCGAGGGAGCGGCACCAACGGGTGTCGCAGCACCTGCGCAGCATCTGA
- a CDS encoding DUF1345 domain-containing protein, whose amino-acid sequence MPDGHPPAAVQLTVMGVVGVVTGAVSVALGMETLAPLIGWDAAALTWLVLVWHKLWPLDAEDTARLSLREDPNRAVRDVLLLVACVASLLAIGFVVTTAHSAPTRAVRDAFGGVGVLSVLLSWFVVHTVFAARYARLYYMDDAGGIEFSQTGPPCYTDFAYLAFTVGATFQVSDTTITSIEMRRTVLRHSMVSYLFGAFVVAAIVNLLVSLPR is encoded by the coding sequence ATGCCGGACGGGCACCCGCCGGCCGCGGTCCAGCTCACCGTCATGGGCGTGGTCGGCGTGGTGACTGGTGCCGTCAGCGTGGCGCTCGGCATGGAGACCCTCGCCCCCCTGATCGGGTGGGACGCCGCCGCGTTGACGTGGCTGGTGCTGGTGTGGCACAAGCTGTGGCCGCTGGACGCCGAGGACACCGCGCGGCTCTCGCTGCGCGAGGACCCGAACCGGGCCGTACGGGACGTGCTGTTGCTGGTGGCGTGCGTGGCCAGCCTGCTGGCGATCGGGTTCGTGGTGACCACCGCGCACAGCGCGCCCACCCGGGCGGTCCGGGACGCCTTCGGCGGTGTGGGTGTGCTGAGCGTGCTGCTGTCGTGGTTCGTGGTGCACACCGTCTTCGCCGCGCGGTACGCCCGGCTCTACTACATGGACGACGCCGGCGGAATCGAGTTCAGCCAGACCGGCCCGCCCTGCTACACGGACTTCGCGTACCTCGCGTTCACCGTCGGTGCGACCTTCCAGGTGTCGGACACGACGATTACCAGCATCGAGATGCGCCGGACCGTGCTGCGGCACTCGATGGTGTCGTACCTGTTCGGGGCGTTCGTCGTCGCGGCGATCGTGAACCTGCTGGTCAGTTTGCCGAGGTGA
- a CDS encoding pirin family protein, whose protein sequence is MERTEKMPAETRPPGVATVDPGSVLLPGHDVPLGRYTTVRRLLPQRQRRLVGAWCFVDHFGPDDVAERPGMEVPPHPHTGLQTVTWLLDGEILHRDSLGNVQPIRPGQLNVMTSGHGIAHSERSPAQHPPLMHGVQLWVALPDPARAGAADFAHHAELPRWRDDDLDVTLLVGELAGERSPAVVHTPLLGAQLEPRGPAPATLRLRPDFEYGLLAMSGAADVDGVGLTPGALLYLGTGRERLTLRGEPGSRLLLLGGTPFDEPLVMWWNFVGRSHEEVAAAREDWMAGRRFGVVADDPAPPLPAPALPTTRLKARDRSGGVHG, encoded by the coding sequence GTGGAGCGTACCGAGAAGATGCCGGCGGAGACCCGCCCACCTGGTGTGGCGACGGTGGATCCCGGCAGCGTGCTGCTGCCCGGCCACGACGTGCCGCTGGGGCGGTACACGACGGTGCGGCGGCTGCTTCCGCAGCGGCAGCGGCGACTCGTCGGGGCGTGGTGCTTCGTCGACCACTTCGGCCCGGACGACGTCGCCGAGCGGCCCGGCATGGAGGTGCCGCCGCACCCGCACACCGGCCTGCAGACGGTGACCTGGCTGCTGGACGGGGAGATCCTGCACCGCGACAGCCTCGGCAACGTGCAGCCGATCCGCCCGGGCCAGCTCAACGTGATGACCTCGGGGCACGGCATCGCCCACTCCGAACGGTCGCCGGCGCAGCATCCGCCCCTCATGCACGGCGTGCAGCTGTGGGTGGCGCTGCCGGACCCGGCGCGGGCCGGCGCGGCGGACTTCGCCCACCACGCGGAGCTGCCGCGCTGGCGCGACGACGACCTCGACGTGACCCTGCTGGTGGGCGAGCTGGCCGGCGAGCGCTCCCCGGCGGTGGTGCACACGCCGCTGCTGGGCGCGCAGCTCGAGCCGCGCGGCCCGGCGCCGGCCACGCTGCGGCTGCGCCCCGACTTCGAGTACGGGCTGCTGGCCATGTCCGGCGCCGCCGACGTGGACGGGGTGGGTCTGACCCCGGGGGCGCTGCTCTACCTGGGCACGGGGCGGGAGCGGCTGACCCTGCGCGGTGAGCCGGGAAGCAGGTTGCTGCTGCTCGGCGGCACGCCGTTCGACGAGCCGCTGGTGATGTGGTGGAACTTCGTCGGGCGTTCACACGAGGAGGTCGCCGCCGCCCGGGAGGACTGGATGGCCGGGCGCCGCTTCGGCGTGGTCGCCGACGACCCGGCGCCGCCGCTGCCCGCACCCGCGCTGCCCACCACCCGGCTGAAGGCCCGCGACCGCAGCGGCGGCGTGCACGGCTGA